From the Nostoc sp. PCC 7107 genome, the window TTATTGGGATAGAACGTCAAATTAGACGTAAGCCAGCAGGTTTAAGAACGCACACATTGGTTAGTTTGGGTTCAGCCTTGTTCACTCTTATACCTTTGCAAACAGGTATGTTAGGGGCCAGTCCTGATGCTCTGAGTCGGGTAATTCAAGGTATCGCCGCAGGTGTAGGATTTCTTGGGGCTGGAGAAATTTTTCGAGAATCTTCCCAAAAATCACAGCAACTTGAAGTTCACGGACTGACATCAGCCGCAGCGATTTGGGTTTCAGCCGCATTAGGAATTGCTGCTGGGT encodes:
- a CDS encoding MgtC/SapB family protein, whose amino-acid sequence is MLNTYYFPPNDWLNTLFRLCLALLLGAVIGIERQIRRKPAGLRTHTLVSLGSALFTLIPLQTGMLGASPDALSRVIQGIAAGVGFLGAGEIFRESSQKSQQLEVHGLTSAAAIWVSAALGIAAGCGLWQLGLIAALLTILVLNLFKKLENS